In one window of Cryptococcus neoformans var. neoformans JEC21 chromosome 7 sequence DNA:
- a CDS encoding cytoplasm protein, putative, translating into MAHSPKPAQYPSANKKPTFKPSLAFLAVLLLAAIAFLFTQIDFAFPSHPWKTVGKLLKGGELEMNNPKRTVGYFVNWGIYDRKFFPQNIPSQHLTHINYAFGNVKKDSGEVVLSDSWADVEIHYDGDSWDEPGTNLYGCFKAIYLMKKQNRNLKVLLSIGGWSFSPNFAGIVHPKWRSTFVQSAVKLVEDVGLDGLDIDYEYPKTPRDAEAYVALLRELRQGLEQLAQSKGKPQGQYQLTIAAPCGWEQMQVLRVKEMDQVLDFWNLMAYDFAGSWDSVAGHQANLYSDKPDGQSVDRSVRFYLEAGVHPTKLVVGLPVYGRSFANTKGIGSPFSGTGEGSWEAGMWDYKALPQPGAQEINDHRLGASYSYDPAKRFLISYDTQAIAHQKASYIAYHGLGGAMWWELDSDKPEETGQALVRTVRDALGQLEWRENELDYPGSKYDNLRRRME; encoded by the exons ATGGCTCACTCCCCAAAACCAGCCCAGTATCCGTCCGCGAACAAGAAACCTACATTCAAGCCGAGTCTCGCTTTCCTAGCTGTCCTCCTTCTAGCTGCTAtcgctttcctcttcacaCAGATTGATTTCGCATTCCCGTCGCATCCCTGGAAGACTGTTGGAAAGCTACTGAAAGGCGGCGAACTAGAAATGAACAATCCGAAGCGTACTGTCGGATACTTT GTGAACTG GGGTATCTACGATCGCAAATTTTTCCCTCAAAATATCCCTAGCCAACACCTCACTCATATTAATTATGCCTTTGGAaatgtgaagaaggatagcGGTGAAGTCGTATTGAGTGACTCTTGGGCTGACGTCGAA ATCCACTACGATGGTGATTCGTGGGATGAGCCTGGTACCAACCTCTATGGCTGCTTCAAGGCTATCTATCTTATGAAGAAACAGAATCG CAACTTGAAGGTGCTGCTCTCCATTGGTGGATGGTCCTTCTCCCCT AATTTTGCCGGTATCGTACACCCCAAATGGCGATCAACGTTCGTACAATCTGCTGTCAAGCTCGTGGAGGATGTCGGTCTGGATGG TCTCGAT ATTGATTACGAATACCCCAAGACTCCGCGGGACGCCGAAGCCTATGTCGCTCTGCTTCGCGAACTTCGACAGGGACTTGAGCAACTCGCTCAAAGTAAGGGCAAGCCTCAGGGGCAGTATCAGCTTACTATCGCTGCTCCTTGTGGCTGGGAGCAGATGCAAGTCTTGAGagtgaaagagatggacCAG GTGTTGGATTTCTGGAATTTGATGGCATACGAT TTTGCGGGTTCGTGGGACTCTGTGGCAGGTCACCAAGCCAACCTTTACTCCGACAAGCCTGACGGACAGTCTGTTGATCGATCGGTGCGATTCTACCTTGAGGCTGGTGTGCATCCTACCAAGCTCGTCGTTG GATTGCCCGTCTATGGACGTTCTTTCGCTAACACCAAAGGAATCGGTTCGCCTTTCTCAGGTACCGGAGAAGGGTCATGGGAGGCAGGTATGTGGGACTATAAAGCCCTGCCTCAGCCCGGTGCCCAAGAAATCAATGACCACCGTCTGGGTGCTTCATACAGCTACGATCC GGCAAAGCGTTTCCTCATTTCCTATGATACCCAAGCAATCGCCCATCAGAAAGCTTCATACATCGCTTATCACGGCCTGGGCGGCGCAATGTGGTGGGAGCTGGACTCTGACAAGCCTGAAGAAACAGGACAGGCGTTGGTGAGGACTGTGAGAGACGCGCTGGGCCAACTAGAATGGAGGGAGAATGAGCTGGATTATCCTGGTAGCA AGTACGATaatttgaggagaaggatggagtAA
- a CDS encoding cytoplasm protein, putative, translated as MRVPTTMSPVIILTGASRGLGLAVLRILLAKHNARVATLSRSLTPELQGAVDEYGADRVLPVQGDVSKPEDNARVVKEAVDKWGQLDGLVLNAGSIDPVDKIGNVQLDALIPYVQTNLLSTIYLLQPALPHLRKSKGRVVLVSSGASSTGYQAWGLYSMAKAGMNSLARTVASEEKENGVAIWSVRPGMVNTDMQSFLRTHGPAEMSPTDMAKFQSAYEKGELLAPEQPGSVLAGMAVNGPIELSGEYINWADERLKAFQA; from the exons ATGCGTGTCCCCACCACAATGTCCCcagtcatcatcctcacaGGCGCATCGAGAGGCCTCGGTCTAGCTGTCCTCCGCATCCTCCTCGCGAAGCACAACGCTCGAGTTGCCACGCTCTCGCGCTCCCTGACCCCGGAGCTTCAGGGCGCTGTGGACGAGTATGGCGCCGACAGGGTGCTGCCCGTGCAGGGCGACGTAAGCAAGCCCGAGGATAATGCCCGGGTTGTCAAAGAGGCCGTCGACAAGTGGGGCCAGCTCGATGGTCTGGTGCTCAATGCAGGTAGCATCGACCCGGTCG ACAAGATTGGGAACGTCCAGCTGGATGCTCTTATTCCATACGTCCAGACTAACCTGCTTTCAACCATctatcttcttcagcctgcccttcctcaccttcGCAAGTCCAAGGGCAGGGTGGTCCTCGTGTCCTCCGGAGCTTCCTCTACTGGCTACCAGGCTTGGGGTTTGTACTCTATGGCCAAGGCTGGTATGAACAGCTTGGCCAGAACGGTAGCTagtgaggaaaaggagaatggTGTTGCCATCTGGTCTGTCAGGCCAGGTATGGTTAAC ACTGAT ATGCAATCCTTCCTTCGAACTCATGGCCCTGCTGAGATGAGCCCTACCGACATGGCCAAGTTCCAAAGCGCCTATGAGAAGGGTGAACTCTTGGCCCCCGAGCA ACCTGGCTCTGTTCTCGCCGGCATGGCTGTGAATGGTCCCATCGAGCTCAGTGGAGAGTACATCAACTGGGCCGATGAGAGGCTCAAGGCTTTCCAAGCGTAA
- a CDS encoding transcription factor, putative — protein MSRVPSGSQQPQYTQQPLYHPSSVHSQSTPIQQTHQQYHPHTGQPMTFQGDAHAYSYDRQSQINTWQANPGAAGSMEYHSAVAGSSRGADPYQPYSQSHRSSPSQSVTASRTQPASAQQYTPWAPVQTSATTPSSRGGGVKLEDLMSSDSRAGGKNQPLSGIPLSVSASFDTRSQFSAGPQGASAEKEKDKERDKATQQQGPSEFIKKLYKMLEEEQAQYGNSRTKKGEKGKRGSVGWGANGTSFVVWDMNDFTTKILPQTFRHSNFSSFVRQLNKYGFSKIKHVDAGTGSIKENIWEFQHPNFQAGGKSDLESIKRKPVAPKKANNQEGDENSPRHIGLSNEDQTRMHLMEDRINMLEDALAKSRSEADEARMREMAMMGLVRDMIGHIAASESEAIGSPAATTGHSPRVLHLLKSLDNLARAYPPEMYHSNIARQPTTMPYTPAQPQSHQSFLNAAYNPAFSGNSVGGAVQAQASPHTDGTGSRGSFSGPSTGEIKPPASSSRLRAASNAGAAPSGSVNASVPLASQPSGNPPAGPVARAEDPAEDVIEIPNQMQDMYGGESVGIAPLFVETPAWLTEGTTVPLTMYRKQSDGQVLKAVYQAFAAGGKLPAGEGQDEDGNAIASGSSTSAAEIMAGSSQMGLQQSYGAGSSTSTGIPLPMDGSPSSESSSRKGKGKKSRGTSLKEQRESKLKPHWAQTPRILVVEDDIVYRTLSKKFLQKFGCETETVENAQGAVDKMNGTKYDLVLMDIFFGPNMDGRKATSLIRQFNNYTPIISMTSNAQPQDVDSYYQSGMNDILAKPFTKNHLFTILDKHLVHLRHAQLYERLIPLGVGVPPLSDQHVQEALAVSAANLQNTNGQLQLENGPTAETQNEQQDSNGELELGIRNPLAGSGWSDEAYQLVLAQFLQTGVMPDITTISAVSSSPNPNGIDGTIGTSIVFGESSGFSRKRSIEAISDDNWDGQAQTSASVQAQAQAQAQAQAQAQAQAQAQAQAQAQAQTQAQAQNTIMQGDQQQGMSLQMPMNVGMGMEVNMGNMPESGMMNQDISNGSDGREAKRARGMAG, from the exons ATGTCCCGTGTGCCTTCAGGCTCTCAGCAGCCACAGTACACACAGCAGCCGCTCTATCACCCATCCTCCGTCCACTCTCAATCGACACCCATACAACAAACTCATCAGCAATATCATCCTCATACAGGCCAGCCAATGACCTTCCAAGGCGATGCTCACGCGTACTCCTACGACAGGCAGTCTCAGATAAATACATGGCAAGCAAATCCAGGTGCGGCCGGTAGTATGGAATACCACAGTGCCGTTGCTGGTTCTTCGCGTGGAGCCGACCCGTACCAGCCTTATTCCCAGTCTCATCGCTCCTCACCATCCCAATCTGTGACGGCAAGTCGAACACAACCTGCCTCAGCTCAACAATACACCCCTTGGGCACCTGTGCAGACGAGTGCAACAACGCCATCCAGCCGAGGAGGTGGGGTTAAGCTGGAAGATTTGATGAGTAGCGACTCGCGTGCTGGTGGGAAAAATCAGCCTTTATCGGGTATCCCCCTCAGCGTCTCCGCATCTTTTGATACACGATCACAATTTAGTGCAGGTCCTCAGGGTGCCAGCgcagaaaaggaaaaagacaagGAAAGGGACAAGGCGACCCAGCAACAAGGGCCTTCAGAATTCATCAAAAAACTATACAAGatgctggaagaagaacaggcGCAATACGGAAATAGTCGGacaaagaagggagaaaagggaaagagaggttCAGTGGGTTGGGGAGCAAATGGGACAAGCTTTGTGGTATGGGATATGAACGACTTCACTACGAAAATCCT GCCGCAGACCTTCAGACATTCCAATTTCTCTAGTTTTGTGCGACAGTTGAATAAATATGGCTTTTCCAAG ATAAAGCACGTCGATGCTGGAACGGGTTCCATCAAGGAAAAT ATTTGGGAGTTTCAACATCCGAATTTCCAGGCTGGCGGTAAATCAGATCTTGAGAGTATCAAA CGCAAACCCGTGGCGCCCAAGAAGGCGAACaaccaagaaggagatgaaaatTCTCCTCGTCATATTGGTCTGAGCAATGAAGATCAGACCCGTATGCACTTGATGGAAGACAGGATCAATATGCTAGAGGATGCACTCGCGAAATCTAGGTCGGAAGCGGACGAGGCTAGAATGCGTGAGATGGCGATGATGGGTTTGGTAAGAGATATGATTGGTCATATCGCCGCCAGCGAAAGCG AAGCGATAGGATCACCGGCAGCTACGACCGGCCATTCCCCTCGGGTGCTGCATCTTCTCAAATCCCTAGACAACCTCGCGAGAGCGTACCCGCCCGAAATGTACCACAGCAACATTGCTCGACAACCAACGACGATGCCTTACACCCCCGCCCAACCTCAAAGTCACCAGTCCTTTCTGAATGCTGCATACAACCCAGCTTTCAGCGGTAACAGTGTCGGCGGCGCGGTTCAAGCACAAGCATCTCCTCATACAGATGGTACAGGAAGTCGAGGGAGCTTTAGCGGGCCAAGCACAGGCGAGATCAAGCCTCctgcatcttcttcccgcCTTCGAGCGGCTTCTAACGCCGGCGCCGCTCCGTCTGGTAGCGTAAACGCTTCTGTGCCTCTGGCGAGCCAGCCCTCTGGCAACCCGCCTGCGGGTCCTGTTGCACGCGCTGAAGATCCTGCCGAAGATGTCATCGAGATCCCTAACCAGATGCAAGACATGTACGGCGGCGAGTCTGTCGGTATCGCTCCCCTTTTTGTAGAGACACCTGCTTGGTTGACCGAAGGCACGACGGTTCCTCTCACGATGTACAGAAAACAAAGTGATGGACAAGTCTTGAAAGCTGTTTACCAAGCGTTTGCAGCTGGGGGAAAATTACCTGCTGGCGAAGGGcaagacgaggatggaaaTGCGATCGCGTCAGGATCCAGTACGAGCGCGGCTGAAATCATGGCAGGCTCAAGCCAGATGGGTCTTCAGCAATCTTACGGCGCTGGTTCAAGTACCTCCACTGGtatccctcttcccatGGACGGTTCACCATCTAGCGAGAGCAGTTCCcgcaagggcaagggcaagaagtCTCGCGGAACAAGTCTTAAAGAACAACGTGAATCCAAGCTCAAGCCGCATTGGGCCCAGACGCCCAGAATTCTTGTCGTTGAGGACGATATTGTTTACCGAACGCTATCGAAGAAGTTTTTGCAGAAGTTTGGCTGTGAGACGGAGACAGTAGAGAATGCGCAGGGTGCGGTGGATAAAATGAACGGGACAAAATATGATTTGGTGTTGATGGACATTTTCTTTGGGCCTAATATGGATGG ACGAAAAGCTACCTCCTTGATTCGACAGTTCAATAACTATACCCCTATTATTTCTATGACTTCCAATGCTCAACCCC AGGACGTGGATTCTTACTATCAATCGGGTATGAACGACATCCTCGCAAAACCCTTTACCAAAAACCACCTTTTCACTATCCTCGACAAGCACCTTGTCCACCTTCGACATGCTCAACTTTACGAGCGACTTATCCCCCTCGGTGTCGGTGTCCCTCCTTTATCTGATCAGCATGTCCAGGAGGCCTTGGCTGTCAGCGCCGCGAATTTACAAAACACCAATGGCCAGTTGCAGCTGGAGAACGGGCCAACAGCGGAAACGCAGAATGAGCAGCAAGATTCAAACGGAGAGCTGGAGCTAGGGATTAGGAACCCATTGGCGGGAAGCGGTTGGAGTGATGAAGCATATCAACTTGTATTAGCT CAATTCCTCCAAACTGGGGTGATGCCTGATATCACGACCATCTCTGCAGTGTCGTCCTCTCCTAATCCCAATGGCATCGACGGCACGATCGGTACCAGCATCGTCTTTGGAGAATCTTCTGGTTTTAGCCGTAAACGATCTATTGAAGCCATCAGTGATGACAACTGGGACGGTCAAGCTCAAACATCCGCTTCTgttcaagctcaagcgcAAGCGCAGGCTCAGGCTCAGGCTCAGGCTCAGGCTCAAGCGCAAGCGCAGGCTCAGGCTCAGGCTCAGGCTCAAACTCAAGCCCAGGCTCAGAACACGATCATGCAAGGTGATCAGCAGCAGGGCATGTCATTACAGATGCCAATGAATGTGGGGATGGGTATGGAAGTGAATATGGGCAACATGCCGGAGTCTGGTATGATGAACCAAGATATAAGTAATGGCTCTGATGGCAGAGAGGCCAAGCGAGCTCGAGGTATGGCGGGATAG
- a CDS encoding transcriptional activator, putative, translating into MSEAGENREEDSGAKLQTSELEQNDLGHEERESKRRKLDNGEESAEQIVSRQASPVPNPSQEGESPSATEQPPAKALTPSVPSPKQSSAKPDIIAAPEPAEVLNVLPAATIGPINGTENEPSGQPLNVSVCSPPTMVKDEDIEIVDGTVPEFAPAPVRDENEMIKKEDVSTPAAADSPATEKDEVSSAKGKTKSALVSKSQASKGKKAPAKKGKAKTKVEELKGSKERSASVSESRDSTPPVSTDQSQFTSPSGAPIDSNAVYCICRRPDTDDDDGLMVGCESCDGWFHASCVGLDEEMVELLDVYICKSCERSTAQRTIYKQVCKRDGCRKSVAGSSSKFCSSQCAFRYSQAMLGAITNKTAIKQLSKALTSFPRPKLGVTVEHHVPAKSETSIFSVYDDTQTQLLTLQKRQEGAQKAMERIQKRQALLRNAVDRCEQLPPIAATETEESQQKGKKRKAGRPADDRPCGWEASLIAEDEEVEELVKGEGDEMEVVEGEREVCMLPRRRCDRHQGWQKTVAVSLDLELATLTRTYESLQENQRLIEEANQALKISEEAREMFLAKKQAVKRK; encoded by the exons ATGTCCGAAGCTGGAGAAAAcagagaggaggatagcGGGGCCAAGCTACAGACATCCGAGCTGGAACAAAATGACTTGGGTCACGAAGAACGGGAAAGTAAGAGGAGAAAATTAGACAACGGAGAGGAATCAGCAGAACAAATTGTTTCACGACAAGCCTCACCAGTGCCAAATCCTTCACAGGAGGGAGAATCACCTTCTGCTACAGAACAGCCACCAGCAAAAGCCCTCACTCCCTCTGTGCCCTCCCCAAAACAATCATCCGCGAAACCTGATATCATCGCCGCACCCGAGCCGGCTGAGGTGCTCAACGTCCTTCCCGCTGCTACCATAGGGCCCATCAACGGTACGGAGAACGAACCTTCAGGACAGCCACTCAATGTCTCCGTTTGTTCCCCTCCCACGATggtgaaggatgaggatatAGAGATTGTGGATGGAACAGTTCCCGAGTTTGCACCTGCGCCTGTTAGAGACGAAAACGAAATGAtaaaaaaggaagatgtaTCTACTCCTGCTGCGGCCGACTCACCGGCTACagaaaaggatgaggttTCATCGGCCAAGGGGAAAACAAAATCCGCTCTTGTGTCAAAATCCCAAGCTagcaaggggaagaaggcacCTGCAAAGAAGGGCAAAGCAAAGACAaag GTGGAAGAATTAAAAGGGAGCAAGGAACGTTCTGCAAGTGTTTCC GAATCACGCGATTCGACTCCTCCTGTGTCGACCGATCAAAGCCAATTTACCTCCCCTTCCGGAGCTCCCATAGACTCCAACGCTGTCTATTGTATTTGTCGCAGACCAGATaccgacgacgacgacggtCTGATGGTCGGGTGTGAGAGCTGTGATGGGTGGTTCCATGCGTCTTGCGTGGGCCtggatgaggagatggtggagcTGCTGGATGTTTATATCTGTAAGAGCTGTGAACGAA GTACAGCTCAAAGGACGATATATAAGCAGGTTTGTAAAAGAGACGGGTGTAGGAAATCTGTTGCTGGATCGAGCTCCAA GTTTTGCTCTTCACAATGTGCATTTAGATATTCGCAAGCTATGCTAGGCGCGATCACCAACAAAACCGCAATCAAGCAGTTAAGCAAAGCTCTCACATCTTTTCCTCGGCCCAAACTCGGAGTGACCGTGGAACATCACGTTCCGGCAAAGTCAGAaacctcaatcttctcagTGTACGATGACACTCAAACTCAGCTTTTAACTCTCCAAAAACGACAGGAAGGTGCACAAAAGGCCATGGAACGCATACAAAAGCGTCAAGCCCTTTTGCGAAACGCGGTGGACAGATGCGAACAATTACCGCCCATCGCAGCGACTGAAACTGAAGAATCGCAACAAAAAGGCAAGAAACGTAAAGCCGGGCGACCGGCAGACGACAGACCGTGTGGGTGGGAAGCTAGCCTGATCGccgaggacgaagaagtaGAAGAATTAGTCaagggggaaggagatgaaatggaagtggttgaaggagaaagagaggtgTGCATGCTtccaagaaggaggtgtGACCGGCATCAGGGATGGCAGAAGACTGTCGCTGTATCTCTGGATCTCGAATTGGCCACTTTG ACGCGCACGTATGAAAGCCTGCAGGAGAATCAGCGATTGATAGAAGAGGCCAATCAAGCCTTGAAAATATCCGAAGAGGCTCG AGAAATGTTTTTGGCGAAAAAACAGGCTGTGAAGCGCAAATAG
- a CDS encoding mitochondrion protein, putative, protein MSFFRPVVSSASFTSSPSRHVAPRAVRQCRCLSTTSITLSGHNRWSKIRHRKGAADQQRGALFAKLSREIMVSMRPPASADPALNSRLATALQRAKEQGLTKQGIENAMSRARAVAEGSGQNVMYEAVASGGKVAFMIECVTQNSARLVKRVKELLSKNGARISPVSFLFEKKGSITLTPNDEDAGYEHLFDLAVEAGAEDVKEIEGEDGSVEFEVITTPSDLSSITSTLQSNPAYSLQSSDLVFLPNDPLKVLEQGEDGEGITEETMESVMRLVDILEEENEVVKVWTNLDE, encoded by the exons atgtccttcttccgcccGGTGGTCTCTTCGGCGTCTTTCACCTCCAGTCCCTCCCGCCATGTCGCTCCCAGAGCAGTCCGGCAGTGCCGCTGCCTCTCCACTACTTCCATCACGCTTTCAGGCCACAACAGATGGTCCAAGATCAGACATCGCAAAGGTGCTGCCGATCAGCAGCGGGGTGCCCTCTTTGCAAAGCTCAGTAGA GAAATAATGGTCTCAATGCGTCCACCTGCATCTGCAGACCCTGCGCTCAACTCGAGATTAGCTACTGCTTTACAACGCGCCAAAGAACAAGGCCTGACAAAACAAGGAATTGAGAATGCCATGTCTAGA GCAAGAGCAGTGGCAGAAGGGTCAGGACAAAATGTCATGTACGAAGCTGTAGCTTCAGGAGGCAAAGTTGCTTTCATGAT CGAATGCGTTACCCAAAATTCCGCTCGACTCGTCAAACGTGTCAAGGAGTTACTTTCCAAGAACGGAGCTCGTATTTCCCCAGTATCATTTTTATTCGAGAAAAAGGGATCCATCACTCTTACGCCtaatgatgaagatgcagGATACGAGCATTTGTTCGACCTTGCAGTCGAGGCCGGGGCTGAGGATGTCAAAGAAATagagggtgaagatggaagcGTCGAGTTTGAG GTTATCACCACTCCATCAGACCTTTCATCTATAACATCAACTCTTCAATCAAACCCCGCCTATTCTTTACAATCATCCGACCTCGTGTTTCTCCCGAATGATCCATTAAAAGTCCTCGAACAAGGTGAAGACGGCGAGGGTATAACGGAAGAGACGATGGAAAGCGTGATGAGACTGGTAGATAtcttggaggaggagaatgaagtGGTCAAGGTCTGGACAAATTTGGACGAGTAA
- a CDS encoding expressed protein, with amino-acid sequence MAQPSPSAILGQQPFPIDPAPAPAQPNPIPTSTPTLLTYLHALLDVRQSQNLTLPYLQPFAPLSSRPLPRMNNNGQRGDGGKGKEKVKSDLDVIRELRESVASWRGVLTKENQEGGRLTTALKEVITHQSALLSSAAALLPQASSSTKPLFLSSHLLSQPTKLLQSIASAVSLQTFLEDSQFGLQQSSLAIAGERLVVDVDLGVDLGGEEDESRMGTPMGTPRPYTPVPGAMPTSALTQNSDERGKVKLLKLVASHVTPSGGTGQCEWVRKVLNELVNDYLALWNAPVLEEGYSLEKGLWEREETARRLEQEFADLKWFDDVAGDESVDWFEELEKITGTVERLVAETSEQRLYPTDKHSVFPTFRLLPSSSIGTNPIWRIRPAKSSNESVPTISSIHSTKSDVGGAGDLDMEEQWLETDWVIECIEENGIAGVVVSRNWLIDSGHEEKQQVSGTIRLENLLYHPFQQPTFLAIPQQQPFPYTAPFIHSSKDGNGLDQHWSIAQPGPLGWVVGRIGMGRNLKGLYGTIKALRKQLVLNQMFASVFKSEALTTYENGNGEEGHDEDDDMDDDWFSGPPKAVPCSATLHQNSISITIPLLDHEGKCEHLEIIAKASDEGPGYTNVEYKGGKIDESEADRDLVSLVRKVLEQRTKQS; translated from the exons ATGGCCCAGCCTTCTCCCTCGGCGATACTCGGCCAGCAGCCCTTCCCCATAGACCCCGCTCCAGCTCCAGCCCAGCCAAATCCCATACCCACTTCCACCCCTACCCTCCTCACGTATCTCCACGCCCTCCTCGATGTTCGTCAGTCACAGAACCTCACGCTACCTTACCTTCAACCATTCGCACCTTTATCCTCTAGGCCTCTACCACGGATGAACAATAATGGACAGCGAGGAGACGGgggaaagggcaaggagaaggtgaagagtgATTTGGACGTCATCCGGGAACTGAGAGAGTCTGTGGCTTCATGGAGAGGTGTGCTAACCAAAGAAAACCAAGAAGGTGGAAGATTAACCACAGCTCTGAAAGAAGT GATCACCCACCAATCAgccctcctctcttctgcaGCCGCGCTCCTTCCCCAAgcctcctcatccaccaaaCCTTTATTCCTCTCAtcccacctcctctcccaaccAACCAAACTTCTCCAATCCATTGCATCGGCTGTCAGCCTCCAGACGTTTTTGGAAGACTCTCAATTCGGACTCCAACAGAGCAGTTTAGCTATCGCTGGTGAGAGATTGGTCGTTGATGTGGATCTGGGAGTGGATCttggcggagaagaggacgagtCGAGGATGGGGACTCCAATGGGTACTCCGCGGCCCTACACCCCCGTCCCTGGTGCCATGCCCACCAGCGCACTCACGCAAAATTCAgacgaaagaggaaaagtgaAGCTGCTAAAGCTCGTCGCTTCTCACGTTACTCCATCCGGAGGAACAGGCCAGTGTGAATGGGTTAGGAAAGTGCTGAACGAGCTAGTCAATGACTACTTGGCATTGTGGAATGCTCCAGTCCTCGAGGAAGGGTATAGCCTCGAAAAAGGTTTatgggagagagaagaaacgGCACGCAGACTGGAGCAAGAGTTTGCGGATTTAAAGTGGTTTGATGATGTGGCAGGAGATGAATCGGTGGATTGGTTTGAAGAACTGGAGAAAATAACGGGAACTGTGGAAAGACTCGTGGCTGAAACTAG tGAGCAGAGGCTCTATCCGACAGACAAGCATTCAGTCTTCCCAACCTTTAGACTtctcccttcatcttctataGGAACCAATCCCATATGGCGTATCCGGCCGGCAAAGTCCTCCAACGAATCTGTTCCTACCATCTCATCGATCCACAGCACGAAAAGTGACGTTGGAGGAGCCGGAGATCTCGATATGGAAGAACAGTGGCTAGAGACTGATTGGGTGATAGAATGCATAGAGGAGAATGGGATTGCAGGAGTTGTTGTCAGCAGAAATTGGCTCATTGATAGTGGGCACGAAGAAAAGCAGCAAGTCAGTGGTACGATTAGGCTGGAAAATCTTCTT TACCACCCGTTCCAGCAACCAACGTTCCTTGCTATcccacaacaacaaccatTCCCTTATACCGCACccttcattcattcatccaaagatgggaatgggtTAGATCAGCACTGGTCAATCGCTCAGCCTGGGCCTCTAGGATGGGTGGTCGGTCGTATCGGAATGGGTAGAAATTTAAAAGGTCTCTATGGAACGATAAAA GCTTTGAGAAAACAGCTCGTTCTGAATCAGATGTTTGCGAGTGTCTTCAAGTCTGAAGCCTTGACAACATATGAGAACGGGAACGGGGAGGAGGGTcacgatgaggatgacgataTGGACGATGATTGGTTCTCTG GTCCCCCTAAGGCTGTCCCATGTTCCGCCACCCTCCATCAAAATTCAATTAGCATTACCATTCCCTTGCTTGACCACGAAGGGAAATGTGAACACCTGGAAATCATCGCGAAAGCGAGCGACGAGGGTCCGGGGTATACAAACGTAGAGTACAAGGGTGGGAAAATTGACGAGTCAGAAGCAGATAGGGATCTCGTTAGTCTAGTAAGAAAGGTTCTGGAGCAAAGGACCAAACAGTCATAA
- a CDS encoding oxidoreductase, putative, with protein MPTVLLTGITGFLSAHVAHTFLKHDWIVHGTLRSSSKVALIEVIPEYSPYISSGKLKLFVVGPLENADYTEAMKGVDAVVHTASPVEFGGDNFRESHLKPALEGTRGVLRAVAKEKNVKSVVYTSTFGAVGDHRYHPTEIKGKVITEDNWNPYTLEELDKMVESGESGNPTFPPGYLFYKGAKKYAELAAWECQKEAREQGAEWSLATMNCVMIWGPPIQPLTSLSHGGMSTEFLWMLAGGKDAHIMDSLYPYYVDVRDAAEAHYQATVRRAQGRFIISAGPYDFQEFADMLRELYPEQKERFALGAPGKYMYRDPGVYVLTNEKSQRELGITYRPKQETLKDAFDRFFALEKQGLK; from the exons atgcCAACTGTACTCCTCACAGGTATCACGGGATTT CTGTCTGCGCACGTCGCCCATACCTTCCTGAAGCATGACTGGATAGTGCACGGCACACTTCGGTCCAGCTCGAAGGTAGCGTTAATCGAAGTTATTCCTGAATACTCTCCTTATATTTCGTCAGGCAAACTAAAACTCTTCGTTGTCGGACCTCTTGAGAATGCCGATTACACTGAAGCCATGAAAGGCGTTGATGCTGTGGTCCACACTGCGTCTCCGGTAGAGTTTGGTGGAGACAATTTTAGAGAGAGCCATTTGAAACCTGCTTTGGAAGGAACAAGGGGTGTCCTCAGAGCTGTAGccaaagagaagaatgtAAAGTCCGTCGTCTACACTAGTACTTTTG GAGCCGTTGGTGATCATAGGTATCATCCCACTGAGATCAAAGGCAAAGTTATCACTGAGGATAACTGGAACCCGTATACCttggaagagctggatAAGATGGTGGAATCTGGAGAGTCAGG CAACCCCACATTTCCTCCAGGATATCTGTTCTATAAAGGAGCCAAGAAGTACGCGGAACTCGCTGCTTGGGAATGCCAGAAAGAAGCGAGAGAACAGGGTGCTGAATGGTCTTTGGCCACGATGAACTGTGTGATGATCTGGGGGCCTCCAA TTCAACCTCTCACATCACTCAGTCATGGGGGCATGTCGACCGAGTTCCTTTGGATGCTTGCAGGAGGGAAAGATGCCCATATCATGGACAGTCTCTATCCCTATTACGTCGAT GTTCGGGATGCTGCTGAAGCACACTATCAAGCCACCGTCCGTAGAGCGCAAGGAAGGTTTATCATCTCTGCCGGCC CTTATGATTTCCAAGAGTTCGCAGACATGCTTAGGGAGCTTTATCCTGAGCAAAAAGAACGATTCGCCCTTGGTGCTCCCGGCAAATATATGTACAGAGATCCAGGAGTGTACGTGCTCACAAATGAAAAGAGTCAAAGGGAACTTGGTATTACTT ACCGTCCAAAACAAGAGACTCTCAAAGATGCATTTGACAGGTTTTTCGCTTTGGAGAAACAAGGATTGAAgtaa